In Bdellovibrio bacteriovorus, the following are encoded in one genomic region:
- a CDS encoding thiolase family protein, translating into MENVVIVSSVRTPVAAFQGAFATLPAPRLGAVAIKEALTRAHVSTDEVDECIMGEVLTAGVGQAPARQAALYAGLKNTTPCMTINKVCGSGLKAVMLAADSIALGNTKIAIAGGQENMTLAPHLLENSRAGYRMGPTQMTDSMVKDGLWDPYNNFHMGNAAEICVKEHNFTREQQDAFAIESYKKAQSAWEKNLFKNEIVPVVIEGKKGNVTVEKDEDPYNTNFEKIPGLKPAFDKAGTITAANASKINDGAAAHVLMSESEAKKRGAKPLAKIVAHGTFAHEPKYFTTAPVGAIKKALAKANLKVGDIDLWEINEAFAVVTQVAMKELEIPAEKVNVHGGAVAIGHPIGASGARILATLVHALHTHNKRYGLATLCIGGGEAVALIVEKA; encoded by the coding sequence ATGGAAAATGTCGTGATTGTTAGCAGCGTAAGAACACCCGTAGCCGCTTTTCAGGGAGCTTTTGCTACTCTTCCCGCCCCACGCCTGGGTGCCGTGGCGATTAAAGAAGCTTTGACTCGCGCCCATGTTTCTACAGACGAAGTTGATGAATGCATCATGGGTGAAGTTCTCACTGCTGGCGTCGGCCAAGCCCCCGCTCGTCAAGCCGCATTGTATGCAGGACTTAAAAACACCACTCCTTGCATGACCATCAATAAAGTGTGCGGATCTGGCCTTAAAGCCGTGATGTTAGCGGCAGACTCTATTGCTTTAGGAAATACGAAAATCGCCATCGCCGGGGGCCAAGAAAACATGACCTTGGCACCGCATCTTTTAGAAAACTCTCGTGCCGGATACCGCATGGGTCCGACACAAATGACAGATTCTATGGTGAAAGACGGTCTTTGGGACCCGTACAACAATTTCCACATGGGAAATGCGGCAGAGATTTGCGTAAAAGAACATAACTTCACTCGTGAACAACAGGACGCTTTCGCGATTGAGTCTTACAAAAAAGCCCAAAGCGCTTGGGAAAAGAATCTGTTTAAAAACGAAATCGTTCCCGTCGTGATTGAAGGCAAAAAAGGCAATGTCACTGTTGAAAAAGATGAAGATCCTTACAACACGAATTTTGAAAAGATCCCGGGTTTAAAACCGGCATTTGATAAAGCGGGCACGATCACTGCCGCCAATGCTTCAAAAATCAATGACGGCGCGGCGGCTCACGTGTTGATGTCTGAAAGCGAAGCTAAAAAGCGTGGCGCAAAACCTTTAGCAAAAATTGTCGCGCACGGAACTTTCGCCCACGAGCCGAAATACTTTACGACGGCTCCCGTAGGCGCGATCAAAAAAGCTTTGGCCAAAGCCAACCTTAAAGTGGGTGATATTGATCTTTGGGAAATCAACGAAGCCTTTGCCGTTGTGACTCAAGTGGCAATGAAAGAACTTGAAATCCCGGCTGAAAAAGTCAACGTGCATGGTGGTGCGGTGGCGATTGGTCATCCGATTGGCGCTTCGGGTGCGCGCATCCTAGCAACCCTGGTACATGCTCTACACACCCACAACAAACGCTATGGTTTAGCGACGTTGTGTATCGGTGGCGGTGAAGCTGTGGCTTTGATTGTTGAAAAGGCTTAA
- the pyk gene encoding pyruvate kinase, with protein MLADRRAKIVATIGPATREEKNLEKAIKAGMNVARLNFSHGSHEDHLKVIHSLRKLSSELRAPVAILQDLQGPKVRVGKFESGSIEIKPGERLVVTTAAVLGKPGLIPSDFKELPLACVPGTRILLDDGLMEIQVLQVRGEEIDVEVIYGGILKDRKGMNLPGVNLPVDAMTPKDFEDLEFGLANKVDYVALSFVRHARDIRKLREIIESRKSNAKIVAKIEMVEALENLEEICRLSDVVMVARGDLAVEVGQSRLPGFQKRIIQVCNQLGKPVITATQMLDSMVENPRPTRAEITDVANAVLDGSDALMLSAESASGKHPFKCIRTMHEIITEVERNEEEYYKLSLESEYLSTPGAIAASASLTALKLNATAIICLTTSGKTANIISNFRPKARVISVTQHMDVLNSMELMWGIQTLLIKPYKTMEDILTQVDQLLITHGLAKTGDRVILTLGQPIAQGAKTNSIYVHTVNGDQLSRLPDDKLPLRCQADPEIN; from the coding sequence ATGTTAGCAGATCGTCGAGCGAAAATTGTGGCCACAATTGGTCCGGCGACGCGTGAAGAAAAAAATCTAGAAAAAGCAATTAAGGCGGGCATGAATGTGGCTCGCCTTAACTTTTCTCACGGGTCCCATGAAGATCACCTTAAGGTGATCCACTCTTTAAGAAAACTTTCTTCAGAGCTTCGTGCTCCGGTTGCGATTTTACAAGATCTGCAAGGCCCCAAAGTTCGTGTCGGTAAATTTGAAAGTGGCTCTATCGAAATCAAGCCCGGTGAGCGCTTGGTCGTTACGACAGCGGCAGTGCTTGGTAAGCCAGGACTGATTCCTTCAGACTTTAAAGAATTGCCTTTGGCCTGTGTTCCTGGAACGCGCATTCTTTTGGATGACGGTTTGATGGAAATCCAGGTTCTTCAAGTTCGGGGCGAAGAGATCGACGTGGAAGTGATCTATGGCGGTATTTTAAAAGATCGCAAAGGAATGAATCTTCCCGGTGTAAATTTGCCGGTGGACGCGATGACGCCAAAAGATTTTGAAGATTTAGAGTTCGGCTTAGCAAATAAAGTCGACTACGTGGCGTTAAGCTTTGTTCGTCATGCTCGCGATATTCGTAAATTGCGTGAGATCATTGAATCCAGAAAATCCAATGCTAAAATCGTCGCTAAAATTGAAATGGTTGAAGCGCTTGAAAATCTGGAAGAGATTTGTCGTTTGAGTGACGTGGTGATGGTGGCGCGGGGAGATTTGGCCGTGGAAGTCGGTCAAAGCCGTTTACCCGGATTTCAAAAACGCATCATTCAAGTTTGTAATCAATTAGGAAAACCCGTTATCACGGCAACGCAAATGCTTGATAGCATGGTTGAAAATCCTCGTCCCACACGTGCGGAAATCACAGATGTGGCCAATGCGGTTTTGGATGGTTCTGATGCATTGATGCTTTCAGCAGAATCAGCTAGTGGTAAACATCCATTTAAATGCATCCGTACCATGCATGAGATTATCACTGAAGTAGAGCGCAATGAGGAGGAGTACTATAAGCTTTCGCTTGAAAGTGAATACTTAAGCACTCCGGGGGCGATTGCGGCCAGTGCTTCGCTGACGGCATTAAAGCTGAATGCCACGGCGATCATTTGCCTGACCACTTCGGGTAAGACGGCAAATATCATTTCAAATTTCCGTCCTAAGGCGCGTGTGATTTCTGTCACTCAGCACATGGATGTTTTAAATTCCATGGAGTTGATGTGGGGGATTCAGACGCTTTTGATCAAGCCTTATAAAACGATGGAAGATATCCTGACTCAAGTTGATCAGCTTTTAATCACTCATGGCCTGGCTAAGACGGGTGATCGGGTGATTCTGACTTTGGGTCAACCGATCGCTCAAGGTGCGAAAACCAATTCAATTTATGTCCACACGGTGAATGGCGATCAGTTGTCTCGCTTGCCGGACGATAAGTTGCCATTGCGCTGCCAGGCTGATCCCGAAATCAATTAG
- a CDS encoding Crp/Fnr family transcriptional regulator has protein sequence MAESKKVAQGTYLFREGDHPDAMYIIKSGSFAITKTKGNTEIVLAEINAGAMVGEMALFDNKPRSANVKATKESEVVALPYDSLTKQMESLPVWVRAIMKTLNENMREANKKIKLLENTNPDEERFPPHIVNKYISILNLVSHKYGKPEGDGGLVITSVLLRNYTIQIFQEATNKMQSVVNALTDLGYLTQEERGDGTQKIVNLRPQELFSFVDWYNEWLFKQEKDRLPQLSDKEVEILNGIILFAKRVEPNHKGFRKVNLNDVQNESMKETGNLIRVDDVNPLIEKKYLTEKIMDEKGVYLMVALEDVEHLARNWTIVNSLKRKLR, from the coding sequence GTGGCTGAATCCAAAAAAGTCGCTCAAGGTACGTATCTTTTCCGTGAAGGTGATCATCCCGATGCGATGTACATCATTAAATCAGGCAGCTTTGCGATCACTAAAACCAAAGGTAACACCGAAATCGTTCTAGCTGAAATCAATGCCGGTGCCATGGTCGGCGAAATGGCCTTGTTTGACAACAAACCTCGGAGTGCCAACGTCAAAGCCACCAAAGAATCTGAAGTTGTGGCTTTGCCTTACGACTCTTTGACAAAGCAGATGGAATCCCTGCCGGTCTGGGTGCGCGCCATCATGAAAACGCTCAATGAAAACATGCGTGAGGCCAATAAAAAAATCAAACTTTTAGAAAATACCAATCCCGATGAAGAGCGTTTCCCGCCCCACATCGTGAATAAGTATATTTCTATTTTGAATTTAGTGTCGCACAAATACGGAAAACCCGAAGGCGACGGCGGTTTGGTAATCACCTCGGTTCTGCTGCGCAATTACACGATTCAAATCTTCCAAGAAGCTACAAATAAAATGCAAAGTGTGGTGAATGCTTTGACCGATCTTGGCTACTTAACGCAAGAAGAGCGCGGCGATGGCACACAAAAAATCGTCAATCTTCGTCCCCAAGAACTTTTCTCATTTGTTGATTGGTATAATGAATGGCTTTTCAAACAAGAAAAAGACCGCTTACCGCAATTGTCAGACAAAGAAGTTGAAATCTTAAACGGCATTATTCTTTTTGCTAAGCGTGTAGAACCGAATCACAAAGGTTTCCGCAAAGTAAATTTGAATGACGTGCAAAATGAATCCATGAAAGAAACCGGAAACCTCATCCGCGTGGATGACGTGAATCCCTTGATCGAGAAAAAATACCTCACCGAAAAAATCATGGATGAAAAAGGTGTCTACCTGATGGTCGCTCTTGAAGACGTCGAACATCTGGCGCGCAATTGGACCATCGTCAACAGTTTAAAACGAAAACTGCGCTAA
- a CDS encoding CoA transferase subunit B — protein MPLTREQIAQRIAKEVEDGYCVNLGIGIPTLVANYIPKDKFVMLQSENGLLGMGPFPTESEIDADLINAGKQTVTALPGASFFSSADSFAMIRGGHVDLTVLGAMEVDETGSIANWMVPGKMIKGMGGAMDLVAGARNVIVAMQHTDKEGNSKLRTKCTLPLTGVNCIKKIVSDFGVIEVTPEGFVLKEYAPDLSPEKVKAATEGKMIIAPDCKAMTF, from the coding sequence ATGCCATTAACTCGAGAACAAATTGCTCAACGTATCGCTAAAGAAGTCGAAGACGGCTATTGCGTAAACTTAGGTATTGGTATTCCCACTTTGGTTGCCAACTACATCCCTAAGGATAAATTCGTTATGTTACAGAGCGAAAATGGCCTTTTAGGCATGGGACCCTTTCCGACAGAAAGTGAAATTGATGCCGATCTTATCAACGCCGGAAAACAAACGGTGACCGCCTTGCCGGGCGCCAGTTTTTTTTCAAGTGCAGATTCATTCGCGATGATTCGCGGCGGACATGTCGATTTAACTGTGCTTGGCGCGATGGAAGTGGATGAGACTGGCAGTATCGCGAACTGGATGGTGCCGGGTAAAATGATCAAAGGCATGGGTGGGGCCATGGACTTAGTGGCGGGCGCTAGAAACGTGATCGTGGCTATGCAACACACGGACAAAGAAGGCAATTCCAAGCTTCGCACCAAATGCACGCTGCCGTTAACAGGTGTGAATTGTATTAAAAAAATTGTCAGTGATTTTGGCGTGATCGAAGTGACGCCTGAAGGTTTCGTTTTAAAAGAATACGCTCCAGATCTGTCCCCGGAGAAAGTAAAAGCAGCCACTGAGGGCAAAATGATCATTGCCCCTGACTGCAAAGCCATGACATTCTAA
- a CDS encoding ChaN family lipoprotein — MNDLQKWIRIRKDLYLQMERQVRHRLGEDTPELMHYRKAYTREFSKKWQVSSKEALWEQVDRSSVIMIGDFHALHQSQKAQLRILRHIAPRRKVILAVEFFEAADQDKVHKYLAGQMSEKDFLKAIDWKNDWGFPWEHYRPLLRWAQKHKAPVYGLNKSYKKKSASTLHSRDVFAGKIITQLVEQNPEHLVVVIYGDLHLASSHIPQEMEKGLGKAFSKRILRVFQNSEPIYFQLLQKELEGTTDLVRLSQNVFCLMSVPPWVKWQNYLMYLEQAYDLDLAEDDDDEDDEVLDYTDHVGRYVKIMAEELGVDVSLSDLSVYTARDTAFWSQVRENYDAKKIKWIESMISEEMSFYLPEIRAAYLARATVNHAASLAMQYVRASLSSAKRLQGDMPKDFLSLIWLEGMAYFGSKMINHKRKTDTLADIKASLASRTPVDLGKEALQLALTQKMHELMVITGVSRHKMQARPRKKESYLMAATLLGGMIGERLYSGYRKKQISEMTVRKFLSKSVEDESFNIAYYDLMEVVESLPAPFHSKKEKL; from the coding sequence TTGAACGACCTGCAAAAATGGATTCGCATCCGCAAAGATCTCTATCTGCAAATGGAACGACAGGTGAGGCATCGTCTAGGCGAAGATACACCAGAATTGATGCACTATCGCAAAGCCTATACGCGCGAGTTCTCAAAAAAATGGCAGGTCTCTAGTAAAGAAGCTCTGTGGGAGCAGGTCGATCGATCCAGCGTTATCATGATCGGGGATTTTCACGCTCTTCATCAATCACAAAAAGCTCAATTGAGAATACTTCGGCACATTGCTCCTCGTCGCAAAGTGATTTTGGCGGTCGAGTTTTTTGAGGCCGCGGATCAAGATAAGGTGCATAAGTATCTTGCCGGACAAATGAGCGAAAAGGACTTCTTAAAGGCCATTGATTGGAAAAACGACTGGGGATTTCCATGGGAGCATTATCGTCCTCTTTTACGTTGGGCCCAAAAGCACAAGGCTCCGGTTTATGGCCTTAATAAGAGCTATAAAAAGAAAAGTGCATCGACTTTGCATTCGCGTGACGTCTTTGCTGGAAAAATAATCACCCAGTTGGTGGAACAAAATCCCGAGCATCTTGTTGTTGTGATTTATGGTGATCTGCATCTGGCTTCATCACATATTCCGCAAGAAATGGAAAAAGGCCTAGGTAAGGCTTTCTCTAAACGTATTTTGCGCGTCTTTCAAAATTCAGAACCCATTTACTTTCAGCTTTTGCAAAAAGAGCTTGAAGGTACGACCGACTTGGTTCGTCTTTCGCAAAATGTTTTTTGTCTGATGAGTGTCCCGCCCTGGGTGAAGTGGCAGAATTATTTAATGTACCTAGAGCAAGCCTATGATTTGGATCTGGCCGAAGATGACGACGATGAGGATGACGAAGTTTTAGATTACACCGATCATGTCGGTCGCTATGTGAAAATCATGGCTGAAGAGTTGGGCGTGGATGTGTCCTTATCCGATCTTTCCGTTTACACCGCGCGGGATACCGCCTTTTGGTCGCAGGTGCGTGAAAATTACGACGCCAAAAAAATCAAATGGATTGAATCCATGATTAGTGAAGAGATGTCTTTTTATTTGCCCGAAATACGTGCGGCTTATCTCGCCCGGGCAACGGTCAATCATGCGGCCTCTTTAGCGATGCAATATGTGCGGGCTTCGTTAAGTTCGGCTAAAAGGCTTCAGGGGGATATGCCGAAGGATTTTTTAAGTCTGATATGGTTAGAAGGTATGGCGTATTTCGGCTCTAAGATGATCAACCACAAGCGTAAAACAGACACGTTGGCAGACATCAAAGCAAGTCTTGCCTCGCGAACGCCGGTGGACTTAGGGAAAGAGGCTTTGCAGTTGGCGTTGACGCAGAAAATGCACGAGCTGATGGTGATCACCGGTGTTTCTCGACACAAGATGCAGGCAAGGCCCAGGAAAAAAGAATCCTATCTGATGGCCGCGACATTATTGGGGGGAATGATCGGCGAGAGGCTGTACAGTGGGTATCGTAAAAAGCAGATCTCTGAAATGACCGTGCGCAAATTCTTAAGTAAGTCCGTTGAAGATGAAAGCTTCAATATTGCATACTATGATCTTATGGAAGTGGTTGAATCTTTACCCGCACCTTTTCACAGTAAAAAGGAAAAGTTATGA
- a CDS encoding tetratricopeptide repeat protein, with translation MKNQNAVFLIFSLCLTVGLVSAYSLFVGYFNGHEQYEARLAQLEKQVENERFANSMLTYQIKDFQQSVAQILPDNKKLQAHYEMKNLAAVVRAPASDESVDLSGVLFAKGKRYFNGQEYDKAIREFSQLLQKYPLSAHGVEARFLIAESYYLKKDFRSTLSEIDEMVTQFPQHELTGFILLRMGQISESNNQTEEASEIYKTVAKNFKNEELRNQARKLAQSVEY, from the coding sequence ATGAAAAATCAAAATGCGGTTTTCTTAATTTTCAGTCTTTGTTTAACTGTGGGGCTTGTTTCTGCGTACTCTCTTTTTGTAGGTTATTTTAATGGCCACGAACAGTATGAAGCGCGTTTAGCACAGCTTGAAAAACAAGTGGAAAATGAGCGTTTTGCGAACTCAATGCTGACGTATCAGATTAAAGATTTTCAGCAGTCTGTGGCGCAGATTTTACCCGACAATAAAAAACTCCAAGCACACTATGAGATGAAGAACCTTGCGGCGGTGGTGCGTGCGCCGGCGAGTGATGAAAGCGTGGATTTGTCAGGTGTTTTATTTGCCAAAGGAAAACGTTATTTCAACGGTCAAGAGTACGATAAAGCCATTCGTGAATTCAGCCAACTATTACAAAAGTACCCCTTGTCTGCTCATGGAGTAGAAGCTCGATTTTTAATCGCGGAAAGTTATTACTTAAAAAAAGATTTCCGCAGCACTTTGTCGGAAATTGACGAAATGGTGACTCAGTTCCCGCAGCATGAATTAACAGGTTTTATTTTGCTGCGCATGGGGCAGATCAGTGAGAGTAATAATCAAACTGAAGAAGCTTCAGAGATCTATAAGACGGTCGCAAAAAACTTTAAAAACGAAGAGCTTCGCAATCAAGCTCGCAAACTTGCTCAGAGTGTTGAGTACTGA
- a CDS encoding DUF4339 domain-containing protein, with amino-acid sequence MKFNSWYYNRNLKPQGPISTPEMREKIRSGEIGPHDLVCAQEDGRWMAAIEWGVFEQPLFPAAQEFILGRDIVPDAKEWVLLVHDVDKRLLQEGPFSIAELRSGLQLNKIRPDQFVWKAGLTGWSRIADRPEFKEAIN; translated from the coding sequence ATGAAATTCAATTCTTGGTATTACAATCGCAACCTGAAGCCTCAGGGGCCGATTTCTACACCCGAGATGAGGGAGAAAATCCGAAGTGGGGAGATTGGGCCTCATGACTTGGTTTGTGCTCAAGAAGACGGGCGCTGGATGGCGGCGATAGAATGGGGAGTTTTTGAACAGCCCCTTTTTCCTGCAGCTCAAGAATTTATTCTAGGTAGGGATATCGTACCCGACGCTAAAGAGTGGGTTTTATTAGTTCATGATGTCGATAAACGACTTTTGCAGGAAGGACCCTTTTCCATTGCCGAGTTGCGGTCGGGATTGCAGCTGAATAAAATTCGCCCTGACCAATTTGTGTGGAAGGCGGGCTTAACGGGATGGAGCCGCATTGCGGATCGACCTGAATTCAAAGAGGCTATTAATTAG
- a CDS encoding CoA transferase subunit A, which yields MSGSKKVYKDAQSALAGIKDDMTLILGGFGLCGIPENCISVLAKSGVKNLTCVSNNAGVDDFGLGLLLQNRQIKKMISSYVGENALFEKLYMSGELEVEFCPQGTLAERMRAGGAGIAGFYTPTGVGTLIADGKEIKKFEGREYVLERGIKGDFAFVKAWKGDKFGNLVFRKTSRNFNPMAATAGKITVAEVEELVEIGELDPDQIHTPGVYVQRIFQGSGYEKRIEQRTIRK from the coding sequence ATGAGCGGAAGCAAAAAGGTTTACAAAGACGCGCAAAGTGCGCTGGCCGGTATCAAAGATGATATGACTTTGATCTTAGGTGGGTTCGGCCTGTGCGGAATCCCTGAGAATTGCATTTCGGTTTTAGCTAAATCAGGAGTGAAAAATCTGACTTGCGTTTCAAATAACGCGGGTGTGGATGATTTCGGATTGGGTTTGCTTTTGCAAAATCGTCAGATCAAAAAAATGATCTCTTCTTACGTCGGCGAAAACGCCCTTTTTGAAAAGCTCTACATGAGCGGCGAACTTGAAGTCGAATTCTGCCCTCAAGGCACCTTGGCTGAACGCATGCGTGCCGGTGGCGCTGGGATTGCAGGTTTTTATACTCCAACCGGAGTTGGAACCTTGATCGCCGACGGTAAAGAAATTAAAAAATTCGAGGGCCGTGAGTATGTTTTAGAACGCGGAATCAAAGGTGACTTTGCTTTCGTTAAAGCTTGGAAAGGCGATAAGTTCGGAAACCTTGTGTTCCGTAAAACTTCGCGCAACTTTAATCCTATGGCCGCGACGGCGGGTAAAATCACCGTCGCGGAAGTTGAAGAATTGGTTGAAATTGGCGAATTAGATCCCGATCAAATTCATACTCCTGGTGTGTATGTCCAAAGAATCTTCCAGGGTTCTGGATATGAAAAACGCATCGAACAACGCACCATCAGAAAGTAG
- a CDS encoding DUF4097 family beta strand repeat-containing protein, with protein sequence MSAISFILPLFVSSAFAGVVEIPVTKGDRVVLKGFEAQVQIVGQPGAPLKINGVESSATEGVYTVSKRDNVIEIKMNEFSGKKSWAEILPRASSQLKRIEISGEPVPAEIHLRGGSIVAQKWTRDLKMSMTQGRVNVSNGAGALSITVQKGDITVADHNGAVMTDSYAGNTALRNIQGDVNATQFGGQLQSEKVRGVMTLAAQTSTSKINQGSGTLQFENGKGAFTVVGFQGRVEGTNQEGAVSVNVPLEGEVDVRSKSGRVSIQLPPASGASLNLLTTEGEIVVPAELKVTRLSSEKSVRGRLRGDAQKATVFVRSQEGTISVK encoded by the coding sequence ATGTCAGCGATCAGTTTCATTCTTCCTTTGTTTGTTTCATCGGCGTTTGCCGGAGTGGTCGAAATCCCCGTCACTAAAGGGGATCGTGTGGTCCTGAAAGGCTTTGAAGCGCAAGTCCAAATAGTGGGACAGCCCGGAGCCCCTTTGAAAATTAACGGAGTTGAATCTTCTGCTACAGAGGGAGTTTACACCGTTTCTAAACGTGACAACGTCATTGAAATCAAAATGAACGAGTTTTCTGGGAAAAAGTCGTGGGCCGAGATATTACCTCGTGCGTCGTCACAGTTAAAGCGTATTGAGATTTCCGGCGAGCCCGTGCCAGCTGAAATCCACTTGCGTGGGGGCTCGATCGTGGCGCAAAAATGGACTCGTGATTTAAAAATGAGCATGACTCAGGGCCGCGTGAATGTTTCTAATGGCGCGGGAGCTTTAAGCATCACGGTGCAAAAAGGAGATATCACGGTGGCCGACCATAACGGTGCCGTGATGACGGATTCTTACGCGGGAAATACGGCCCTTCGCAATATCCAAGGCGACGTGAACGCCACTCAGTTTGGGGGGCAATTACAAAGTGAAAAAGTGCGTGGCGTGATGACTTTAGCAGCGCAGACATCCACCAGTAAAATCAATCAAGGCAGTGGGACTTTGCAGTTTGAAAATGGCAAAGGTGCATTCACTGTCGTGGGCTTCCAGGGCCGTGTTGAAGGCACGAACCAAGAAGGCGCGGTGAGTGTCAATGTGCCGTTAGAAGGTGAAGTGGATGTGCGTTCCAAATCAGGTCGTGTTTCCATTCAACTTCCTCCGGCTTCAGGTGCAAGTCTTAACTTGTTAACCACCGAAGGCGAAATCGTGGTTCCTGCAGAGTTAAAGGTCACTCGATTGAGCTCAGAAAAAAGTGTTCGTGGACGCTTGCGGGGCGATGCGCAAAAAGCCACGGTTTTTGTTCGCAGCCAAGAGGGCACAATTTCCGTAAAATGA
- a CDS encoding transporter substrate-binding domain-containing protein, which produces MASHLIPILAAVILFSSQSFAQSKSSSKNCHRNFIIGLNAEVVSRDKVGVEKISADLLSEIKKRVPCSFDERNISFTRASEDLRMRRIDMYAFAFSIPEFLEFSDPVLLYSVNRLLVVKKDFYKEGASAEDYLKNPKLRLGAISGGRFFTSDKEIELLQKQDRISFDPFPDGMFKLFEQGKIQAFFISPTYYNLYAQKYSLKEKTRVIADKSTLDLALFLSKTRMSESEKSLFRNAIKSMRTDGSIKKILLKYLPPSEVEKYYQTKN; this is translated from the coding sequence ATGGCATCACATCTGATTCCCATTTTAGCTGCGGTGATTTTATTTTCATCGCAGTCTTTTGCGCAAAGCAAATCTTCTTCTAAAAACTGCCATCGAAACTTTATCATCGGCCTGAATGCCGAGGTTGTTTCGAGAGACAAAGTCGGCGTGGAAAAAATCTCGGCCGATCTTTTATCTGAGATTAAAAAAAGAGTGCCCTGCTCTTTTGACGAAAGAAATATTTCTTTCACTCGCGCTTCTGAAGACTTACGCATGCGACGAATTGATATGTATGCATTTGCTTTTTCGATCCCCGAGTTTTTAGAGTTTTCCGATCCCGTGCTCCTTTATTCCGTGAACAGGTTGCTGGTCGTAAAAAAGGATTTTTACAAAGAGGGCGCCAGCGCCGAAGACTATCTTAAAAATCCTAAACTACGCTTAGGAGCGATCTCTGGGGGCCGTTTTTTCACCTCCGACAAAGAGATCGAACTCTTACAAAAGCAGGATAGAATCTCTTTTGATCCTTTTCCCGATGGGATGTTTAAGCTTTTTGAACAGGGCAAGATTCAAGCCTTCTTTATCTCCCCAACCTATTACAATCTTTATGCACAAAAATACTCTTTGAAAGAAAAGACTCGCGTCATCGCCGACAAATCCACGCTGGATCTTGCGCTATTTCTTTCTAAAACTCGGATGTCCGAATCGGAAAAATCCCTATTTCGAAATGCCATCAAATCAATGAGAACCGATGGAAGCATTAAAAAAATTCTTTTAAAGTACCTCCCGCCGTCAGAAGTCGAAAAATATTATCAGACAAAAAACTGA
- a CDS encoding HU family DNA-binding protein produces MNKAQLVELVAEKTKTTKTQSELILDATLKVIQDTLKKGDEVKLVGFGTFSKSVRKPRQGRNPKTGEAVKIPKSYVPRFKPGKDLKESLN; encoded by the coding sequence ATGAACAAAGCTCAACTAGTAGAACTTGTCGCTGAAAAAACAAAAACCACAAAGACTCAATCTGAACTCATCCTCGACGCCACCTTGAAAGTCATTCAAGACACTCTTAAAAAAGGCGACGAGGTAAAGCTTGTGGGGTTCGGCACATTTTCAAAAAGCGTTAGAAAACCTCGCCAAGGTCGCAATCCTAAAACAGGTGAAGCGGTGAAAATCCCTAAGTCCTATGTGCCCCGCTTTAAGCCCGGCAAAGACCTTAAGGAATCCTTGAACTAA